TATCTTGAGATAGATCAACAAGTTCAAAATAATGAACAAGCTAGAACTCGTGTGCAAACTTTTGCTGAAATGCTAAGCTTATAATTTGAAAATGACTATATAAAAATAATGCTATATCAAAGTTGAAATGGAGGATATTATTATGTTATTTAAAAAAGAACATATACTTTTACAAAAGGCAGTTAGAGATTTTGTAAAAAAAGAATTAGACACACTGCCAGCGGAGATGGATAAGACTGGTGTGATGCCAAGGGAATTAATGGATAAACTAGCAAAGTATAAATTTTCAAGTACAATAGTTCCAAAAGAATATGGTGGAGCCGGTGCAGATTATGTTTCATATGCAATAGTTATGGAAGAAATCAGTAGAAAATGTTGTTCAACAGGTACATTTGTTACTGCTGGATCTTCTCTTGTTGCATTACCTATTATGAATTTTGGTACAGATGCTCAAAAAGAAAAATACTTAAAACCTTTAGCTTTAGGCGAGCAAATTGGCGCCTTTGCTTTAACTGAACCTGGGGCAGGTTCTGATGCAGGTGCGCAGCAAGCAGAGGCTGTGTTAGATGGAGATAACTATATTTTAAATGGTAGAAAGTGCTTTATTACTAATGCTCCCATTTGTGATTTTGCCATAGTAATTGCTATGACTGATAAATCTAAAGGCGTACGTGGTACTTCAGCATTTATAGTAGAAAGTAGTTGGGCAGGATTCTCTCATGGTGCTCATGAGGACAAGATGGGTATTAGAGGTACAGAAACTTCTGATTTAGTTTTCCAAAATGTTGTGGTTCCAAAGGAGAATTTAATAGGCAAAGAGGGTATGGGATTTAAAATTGCTATGAATACTCTTGAGGCTGGTAGAATCGGTGTTGCGGCGCAAGCTCTTGGAGTTGCTCAAGGTGCTTTAGATGAAGCTATAAAATATACTAAGCAAAGAATTCAATTTGGTAAACCACTATCTAAGTTCCAAAATACTCAGTTTACCATAGCTGACATGGAAACTAAGGTATGTGCAGCTAGATTATTAGTTTATGATACTGCAGAAAAGAAAGATGCTCATATGAAAATTGAAAAAGAAGGATCTATGGCAAAATACTATGCAGCAGAGGTGGCTAATGAGGTTGCTTATAAATCGCTACAACTTCATGGTGGATATGGTTATATAAAGGATTACCCAATTGAAAGAATGTACAGAGATGCTAGGATTTTATCTATTTATGAAGGTACATCACAAGTACAGCAAATGGTAATCGCAGCCAGTGTTTTAAGATAGAAATAATATAAAAATTTTTATACTTGGAGGTATATATTTTGAAAATATTAGTTTGTGTAAAACAAGTACCAGATACTACAGAAGTTAAAATTGATAAAGAGAAAGGAACCCTTATTCGCGAGGGTGTTCCAAGTATTTTAAATCCAGATGATGCTAATGCATTAGAGGAAGCTCTTAAAATAAAAGATAAATATAAAGATGTTACAGTAACTGTGGTTTCCATGGGACCACCTCAGGCAGATTATATGCTAAGAGAATGTTTAGCTATGGGTGCAGATGATGCGTTTCTTTTAAGTGATAGAGCCTTTGGTGGTTCTGACACCTGGTCAACATCTAATGCAATAGTAGCAGGTATCAATAAAATCGGACAATTTGATATTATTTTTGCAGGAAGACAAGCAATAGATGGAGATACAGCTCAGGTAGGACCTCAGATTGCTGAAAAACTGCATATGCCACAAATTACATATGTTCAGAACCTTGAAATTAAAGGTAATGAATTAGAAGTACAAAGGCAACTAGAAGATGGATATGAAATCATTAAAGTAGATATGCCGGTATTATTAACAGCGGTTAAGGAGTTAAATGAACCTAGATATATGTCAGTAGACAAAATATTTGATGCATATAAAAATGAAATTGTGGTTTTAGGCTTTAACGATATTGACATTGATTCAAGTCACGTAGGATTAAAAGCTTCACCTACTAAAGTATTTAAATCATTTACCCCACAACCTAAGGGAAAGGGCGTAATGCTTGAGGGGACATCTAAGAACAAGGTTGAACAATTAGTAGTGGCTTTAAAACAAAAACACATTATATAAGTTGATTTGCAATAAATAGGTTGCATAATACTGAATTTATGGAAAAACAAAATACATTATATTAGTTGGAGGTAAACATGGATATGGATTTAAGTTTATATAAAAATATATGGGTATTTGCAGAGCAAAGACAAGGTAAAATTTCTCCGGTTGTAGTTGAGCTTTTGGGAGAAGGTAAAAAGCTTGCGAAGGAAATTGGGGTTGAATTATGTGCTGTGTTACTGGGAAAAGATATAAATGGACTTGCTAAGGAATTAATTTCTTATGGTGCGCAAAAGGTATACCTTGCGGATAGTGCTCTTTTAGAAAACTATACAACAGATGCTTACACAAAAGTTATTTGCGATGCTGTAAATCAATTTAAACCAGAAATAATGCTACTTGGAGCAACTCATATTGGTAGAGATTTAGCTCCTAGGATGTCATCTAGATTAGACACGGGACTAACAGCAGACTGTACAAAACTTGAAATTGACCCAGAGGATAAAAAAATCATGCAGACTCGTCCTGCTTTTGGAGGTAACATTATGGCCACTATTATTTGCCCAAATAATAGGCCACAAATGTCTACTGTAAGACCAGGTGTTATGGACAAAGCTCTAAAGGATGAATCAAAAGTTGGGGAAATTATTAATTTAGACTTTAAATTGTCAGAGAAGGATATAAGAACAAGGGTAATTAAAACTGTAAAAACAAATAAGGATATGGTTTCTTTAGTGGATGCTAATGTCATTGTTTCCGGTGGCCTTGGTCTTGGAAATGAAAAGGGCTTTGAAATGCTCAAAAAGCTTGCAGATAAATTTGGTGGAGTAGTTGGTGCTTCTCGTGCAGCTGTTGATGCAGGATGGATTGATCATTCCCATCAAGTAGGTCAAACTGGTACAACTGTGAAGCCTACTGTTTATATTGCTTGTGGTATTTCTGGTGCCATTCAACATGTTGTTGGCATGCAGGAAGCAGATGTAGTAATTGCTATCAATAAAAATCCATCAGCTCTGATTTTTGGAGTAGCTGACTATGGTATTGTTGGAGATGTATATGATATAGTTCCAATGCTCACTGAAGACTTAGATAACGTTGATGAATTAGTAAAAATGATAAATGCATAAATAAAAGGCCATAAGTATTGTGAGTATTAATTGGTGAAAATCTCAAATTAATATAATAATATTTCCTAGGTAGAATGGATACTGAGGCTGCACGAGAAGAAAGAGAAACTAAGAGAAGTGCATTAGTTTCTCTTGGGTATGTAATATTTGCATGGTGTGTAGCTCAGTTTGGACTTATACCACTTATTTCAAAAGGGTATGGAACAATAGGATATATTTCAATATTTGTTATCATATTACCACTACTTATAAAAGGTATTATAGGATGGAAACCAGTGAACAAAGATAAAAATGTTGCATTATAATAAACGGATTAGAAGTTAATATAAAAGCAGACATAATCATCGCCTAGAATCCCTGTATGCTTATTTTTACTATAAAAGGAGGAAATAAAAATGAAGTTAATTATGTTCAGTGCAAGAGAAGATGAAGTTAGTGCTGCTAGGGTCTGGGGTAAAAAGCGTGAAGTGGAAGTTGAAAATATTTCAGAACCTTTATCATTAGCAAACATTCATTTAGTAAAAGGTTTTGATGGAGTTTGTCTTTGTCAAACAAAAAAGATGGAAGATGGAATTTATGAAGGATTAAAAGATAAAGGAATAAAACAAATTGCATCACGTACAGCTGGAGTTGATATGTTCGATATGGTGGAAGCAACAAAGCATGGATTATTTATTACAAACGTGCCTGTATATTCGCCTAATGCAATTGCTGAATATGCTGTGGCTGCATCACTTAATATTGTGCGCCATGTGAACCATATTAAAGTAGCCATGAAAGATCAAGATTATCGTTGGAGAAAAGAGATTATATCTAAAGAAATAAGATCCATGACTATTGCAATTATTGGAACGGGTAAAATTGGATGCATAACAGCGCAAATATTTAAAGGTTTTGGTGCAAAAGTTATAGGATATGATTTATACCCTTGCGAAGAAGCTAAAGGGTGTATGGAATATGTAGATACTCTTGAAGAGGCTGTTACACAAGCAGATTTAATTTCATTGCATATACCGGCTACAAAGGATAATTTTCATTTGTTTAACAAAGAAATTTTTGATAAGATGAAAGACGGTGTGTTTTTCGTTAATACAGCTAGAGGGACAATTGTTGATACAAAAGCGTTAATAGAAGCTTTAAATAGTGGTAAAATTGCGGCTGCAGCTTTAGATACCTATGAAAATGAATTTAATTATTTTACAAAAGATTTTACGGGTAAGGAAGTTGAGGATGAGATGTTAAAAGAGCTTACTCACCGTGATGATGTATTACTAACACCACACATAGCATTTTATACTGAAACAGCAGTTAAAAACTTAGTTGAAGGTGGATTAGATGGGGCTTACGATATTCTTAAAAATGGTACTAGTAATTATATTGTAAACTAACTTTATTTATAGCCCAGGTTGTTTAAAAACCCAGTATGATTTATTATTATACTGGATTTTTTACATACAATTATGAGGTAGCATTTTAATTTAGATTTAGAGGAATATTTTTTGAAAACTTTTAAGGGAGAAGAATTGGGCATAACCCTTAGAATTTTTAAATGACGGACAAGATAGGAGAGCTTTTATAAACTTTTCCATAGAAACTCTTACATACCACACCATCTCTTACTGCAAGCTCGCCATTTAATACAACAAATTTAATTCCAACAGGTTTTTTAGTTGGTTTAAAGTAATTCTCAAAACCTTCAATTTCCTTTAAATCAAATAAAACTATATCAGCAGTCTTACCTACAGCTATTTCTCCCATATCTTTAAGGCCTAAAGTTTTTGCAGGCAGATATGATATCTTATATATAGCATTCTCAAGAGAAAGAGCCTTTTTATCTCTCACAAATTTACCAATAAAAAGAGGATAGTTCCCATAAAGCCTTGGATGTGGATTTCCTGCTGGTATGCTATCTGATCCTACCATTTGCAGTGGATGATTTATTAGTTTAATAGTATCCTCCTCGGAAAACACATTTAGAGTTACTATTGCTACCCCAAACTTTTCTTTAATAAGCAGCTGCAGTGCAAAATCTAAAGGATCAATACCTAAATCTTTAGCAATGGTGCCTACAGTTTTTCCAACGTATTTTAAATTTTCCACTTCTTTTACTGAAGTTATAAGTATGCCATCCCAACCTGTAATTAAGCTATAATTGTCCCAGCCACTATAGTGAGTTTTGATACTTCTAAGCTCTTCTTTAAGTTTTAGGACCATTTTTTTATCTTGAAGCCTTTTAACCATTTCGCCGCTCCCGCCAGCAGTAATCCAAGGTGGTAAAAGCTGAGTCATAAGAGTGCTTCCAGATAAATATAAATGCTCATCAAAGGTTATTTTAATTCCTTTTGCTACTGCATTATCTACATAACTTATAAGTTTTTCAGCATCTGAGCCCAAATCCTTGGAGTTATAAGAGCGCATATGAGAAATGTGAAGCCTTACTTTAGATTGCTTGGCTATATAAATTATTTCTTCTAGAGCATT
This DNA window, taken from Clostridium estertheticum, encodes the following:
- the acdB gene encoding putative isocaproyl-CoA dehydrogenase AcdB, translating into MLFKKEHILLQKAVRDFVKKELDTLPAEMDKTGVMPRELMDKLAKYKFSSTIVPKEYGGAGADYVSYAIVMEEISRKCCSTGTFVTAGSSLVALPIMNFGTDAQKEKYLKPLALGEQIGAFALTEPGAGSDAGAQQAEAVLDGDNYILNGRKCFITNAPICDFAIVIAMTDKSKGVRGTSAFIVESSWAGFSHGAHEDKMGIRGTETSDLVFQNVVVPKENLIGKEGMGFKIAMNTLEAGRIGVAAQALGVAQGALDEAIKYTKQRIQFGKPLSKFQNTQFTIADMETKVCAARLLVYDTAEKKDAHMKIEKEGSMAKYYAAEVANEVAYKSLQLHGGYGYIKDYPIERMYRDARILSIYEGTSQVQQMVIAASVLR
- the etfB gene encoding electron transfer flavoprotein subunit beta; this encodes MKILVCVKQVPDTTEVKIDKEKGTLIREGVPSILNPDDANALEEALKIKDKYKDVTVTVVSMGPPQADYMLRECLAMGADDAFLLSDRAFGGSDTWSTSNAIVAGINKIGQFDIIFAGRQAIDGDTAQVGPQIAEKLHMPQITYVQNLEIKGNELEVQRQLEDGYEIIKVDMPVLLTAVKELNEPRYMSVDKIFDAYKNEIVVLGFNDIDIDSSHVGLKASPTKVFKSFTPQPKGKGVMLEGTSKNKVEQLVVALKQKHII
- a CDS encoding electron transfer flavoprotein subunit alpha/FixB family protein, encoding MDMDLSLYKNIWVFAEQRQGKISPVVVELLGEGKKLAKEIGVELCAVLLGKDINGLAKELISYGAQKVYLADSALLENYTTDAYTKVICDAVNQFKPEIMLLGATHIGRDLAPRMSSRLDTGLTADCTKLEIDPEDKKIMQTRPAFGGNIMATIICPNNRPQMSTVRPGVMDKALKDESKVGEIINLDFKLSEKDIRTRVIKTVKTNKDMVSLVDANVIVSGGLGLGNEKGFEMLKKLADKFGGVVGASRAAVDAGWIDHSHQVGQTGTTVKPTVYIACGISGAIQHVVGMQEADVVIAINKNPSALIFGVADYGIVGDVYDIVPMLTEDLDNVDELVKMINA
- a CDS encoding D-2-hydroxyacid dehydrogenase, with the translated sequence MKLIMFSAREDEVSAARVWGKKREVEVENISEPLSLANIHLVKGFDGVCLCQTKKMEDGIYEGLKDKGIKQIASRTAGVDMFDMVEATKHGLFITNVPVYSPNAIAEYAVAASLNIVRHVNHIKVAMKDQDYRWRKEIISKEIRSMTIAIIGTGKIGCITAQIFKGFGAKVIGYDLYPCEEAKGCMEYVDTLEEAVTQADLISLHIPATKDNFHLFNKEIFDKMKDGVFFVNTARGTIVDTKALIEALNSGKIAAAALDTYENEFNYFTKDFTGKEVEDEMLKELTHRDDVLLTPHIAFYTETAVKNLVEGGLDGAYDILKNGTSNYIVN
- a CDS encoding N-acyl-D-amino-acid deacylase family protein is translated as MLDIIIKNGRILDGTGNPSYQGSLGIKDEKVVKIECNIDEEALEIIDANGLIVCPGFIDVHSHNDLVPFMDENIQNLKLMQGVTTELVGQCGLGVVPCIEDENSIWKNYIRGVVGDPSFKWSFSNLDDYIHKIASKRLKNNFSILISHGAIKTSVMNFDSRIPTKEEINAMCEIAENAMKAGAFGMSIGLQYIPAIFSTKEELIAICTVIAKYDGIVMVHLRNHDDTITNALEEIIYIAKQSKVRLHISHMRSYNSKDLGSDAEKLISYVDNAVAKGIKITFDEHLYLSGSTLMTQLLPPWITAGGSGEMVKRLQDKKMVLKLKEELRSIKTHYSGWDNYSLITGWDGILITSVKEVENLKYVGKTVGTIAKDLGIDPLDFALQLLIKEKFGVAIVTLNVFSEEDTIKLINHPLQMVGSDSIPAGNPHPRLYGNYPLFIGKFVRDKKALSLENAIYKISYLPAKTLGLKDMGEIAVGKTADIVLFDLKEIEGFENYFKPTKKPVGIKFVVLNGELAVRDGVVCKSFYGKVYKSSPILSVI